The following proteins come from a genomic window of Diorhabda carinulata isolate Delta chromosome X, icDioCari1.1, whole genome shotgun sequence:
- the LOC130902109 gene encoding acetyl-CoA carboxylase isoform X1, whose product MWIRILSGFTIFGLILRIFIFKFFHVKKKYIVQSKNLASSEQQLNELNLKTTMDENNVQENGQWIIGDDEEKDVFLQNDELDSPPPAAPSDGQGGYSTLGWSVAAKQELLEKRRKLKPSMSQGTVMLHPRQEEKNFTVATPEEFVKRFNGTRVINKVLIANNGIAAVKCMRSVRRWSYEMFKNERAVRFVVMVTPEDLKANAEYIKMADHYVPVPGGTNNNNYANVELIVDIAVRCQVQAVWAGWGHASENPKLPELLHKNNVVFIGPNEKAMWALGDKIASSLVAQTAEVPTLPWSGSGLTAQYSGKKIKISSELFAKGCVHTAEEGLAAAHKIGFPVMIKASEGGGGKGIRKVEHPDDFPAAFRQVQTEIPGSPIFVMKLAKCARHLEVQLLADMYGNAISLFGRDCSIQRRHQKIIEEAPAVIAEPSVFEDMERAAVRLAKMVGYVSAGTVEYLYDPSGQYYFLELNPRLQVEHPCTEMVSDVNLPAAQLQIAMGLPLHYIKDIRLLYGESPWGISEIDFDQPIHKPQPWGHVIAARITSENPDEGFKPSSGTVQELNFRSSKNVWGYFSVAASGGLHEFADSQFGHCFSWGENREQARENLVIALKELSIRGDFRTTVEYLITLLETKSFQENTIDTAWLDILISERMQSEKPDIMLGVMCGSIHIADITITNCFQEFQTSLERGQIQASNTLTNVVEVELINDGNKYKVQATKSGPNTYFLQMNGTFKEIEIHRLNDGGILLSVDGASFTTYMKEEVDRYRIVIGNQTCVFEKENDPTILRSPSAGKLIGYVIEDGGHVNKGQAYAEIEVMKMVMTLTAAESGLVTYVKRPGAVLDAGSIIASLDLDDPSLVTKAVLYKGPFPELDVSQPVVPEKMNRVHNSYRAALENTLGGYCLPDPYNAPRLREVIEKFMSSLRDPSLPLLELQEVMASISGRIPTAVEKKIRRLMALYERNITSVLAQFPSQQIASVIDTHAASMTKRTERDAFFLATEGIIQLVQRYRNGIRGRMKHAVQELLKQYYEVESQFQHSSYDKCVSLLRDKHKDEMAAVTETIFSHSQVAKKNLLVTMLIDHLWSNEPGLTDELASCLTELTSLNRSEHSRVALRARQVLIAAHQPAYELRHNQMESIFLSAVDMYGQEFHPENLQKLIVSETSIFDILHDFFYHTNRAVCNAALEVYVRRAYTSYDINCLQHLELSGEVPLVHFTFTLPPSHPNRLVKLSSAMETTKETLESENELKIVDNFHRTGCMAAFENFQQFEQSADEIFDLIEDFASPATISAKDLNAVESGSESRGNSTSINVSLSLEARRPSIDQKIIEEPVHILMICIKDEGDKDDSSMSKMFAAWCARHKDELLSRHIRRITFSPLKHKQSPKFFSYRAREGFVEDRIYRHLEPASAYQLEMNRMRSYQLEALPTSNQKMHLYLGKAKGAGGKEVMDYRFFIRSIIRHSDLITKEASFEYLQNEGERVMLEAMDELEIAFSHPHSKRTDCNHIFLTFIPTVIMDPAKIEEAVTNLVMRYGPRLWKLRVLQAEINLTIRPLPNAATSKIRLHIANDSGYFLDISMYTEATDPETGIIKFQAYGNKQGPLHGLPISTPYIPKDYLQQKRFQAQSIGTTYVYDYPDMFRQMTDLHWKKYTRERLNENIKIPDKLMDCVELIFDPETESRLLEQKRVPGENNVGMVAWRITLYTPEYPSGRKIIVIANDVTYLIGSFGPREDKVYAFASQIARKCKIPMIYLAANSGARIGLAEEVKAVFRVAWEDNKEPDRGFRYLYLTPEDYAKVSTTNSVRAVLIEDEGESRYKITDVIGKEDGIGVENLKYAGLIAGETSCAYEEIVTISMVSCRSIGIGSYLVRLGQRVIQIENSHIILTGYAALNKLLGREVYASNNQLGGIQIMHNNGVSYKTEQTDSEGIYTILQWLSYIPKDKISPIPIINSVDPIDREVTFTPTKTPYDPRWMIEGRQSPNDPTIWESGFFDKGSWSEVMKPWAQTVVTGRARLGGIPVGVIAVETRTVELTLPADPANFDSEAKTVSQAGQVWFPDSAYKTAQAVKDFAKEDIPLIIFANWRGFSGGMKDMYEQVVKFGAYIVDELRHYKQPVIIYLPPNAELRGGAWVVVDSTINPRYMEMYADNDSRGGVLEPEGTVEIKFRKKDLLKAIHRIDPIVKELDEQLAQISRDMPRDRSGSISQSSLPRERSASITASIEKPKLPEIADIEKKIQQRENFLLPMYHQVSVHFADLHDTPVKMLEKGAINDIVPWRKSRTILYWRLRRRLLEERVIKALREVQPELAIGQGEAMLRRWFVEDKGASQGYKWDKNEVVVQWIEEQLAKNADESIINHNIHAVKKDAVINKIKSTLDDCPDVALDAVVAIIEKLSDNQKAEVIRTLSLLGSLENID is encoded by the exons acCTAGTATGTCTCAGGGCACTGTTATGCTACATCCTAGACAAGAAGAAAAGAATTTTACTGTAGCCACACCCGAAGAATTCGTAAAGAGATTCAATGGTACCAGAGTGATCAATAAG GTTCTAATTGCCAACAATGGAATAGCAGCTGTAAAATGCATGAGATCAGTTCGTCGATGGTCGtatgaaatgtttaaaaacgAGAGAGCAGTGAGGTTCGTGGTAATGGTAACGCCGGAAGATTTAAAAGCTAACGCCGAATATATCAAAATGGCCGATCATTACGTTCCCGTTCCCGGCGGTACGAATAACAACAATTACGCCAACGTCGAACTTATCGTCGATATAGCGGTTAGATGTCAAGTGCAG gcCGTGTGGGCTGGTTGGGGACACGCTTCAGAAAATCCGAAATTACCCGAACTGCTTCACAAAAATAACGTCGTGTTTATCGGTCCCAATGAAAAAGCGATGTGGGCATTGGGAGATAAAATCGCTTCGTCTCTGGTAGCACAAACAGCCGAAGTACCAACTTTACCTTGGTCGGGCTCTG GTCTAACTGCACAATATagtggtaaaaaaataaaaatatcatcgGAATTATTCGCTAAAGGATGCGTTCACACGGCGGAGGAAGGCCTAGCAGCCGCCCACAAAATCGGTTTTCCGGTTATGATAAAAGCTTCAGAAGGCGGCGGAGGTAAAGGTATCAGAAAAGTTGAACACCCCGATGACTTTCCAGCGGCGTTCAGACAAGTACAAACCGAAATTCCCGGTTCTCCGATATTCGTAATGAAATTGGCTAAATGCGCTCGGCATTTAGAAGTACAACTTTTGGCCGATATGTACGGTAACGCAATATCTTTGTTCGGTCGCGATTGTTCAATTCAACGGAgacatcaaaaaattatcgaagaagCTCCCGCCGTCATTGCCGAACCATCAGTTTTCGAGGACATGGAAAGg GCTGCGGTAAGGTTGGCCAAAATGGTAGGCTATGTCTCAGCTGGTACCGTAGAATATTTATATGATCCATCTGGACAGTATTACTTTTTGGAATTGAATCCTAGACTTCAAGTGGAACATCCTTGTACGGAAATGGTGTCTGACGTCAATTTACCTGCTGCTCAATTGCaa attgcCATGGGTCTACCATTGCACTACATCAAAGATATACGTTTATTATACGGAGAATCTCCATGGGGTATTTCCGAAATAGATTTTGATCAGCCCATACATAAACCTCAACCTTGGGGACACGTTATCGCGGCAAGAATAACATCCGAAAATCCGGACGAAG gtttCAAACCGAGTTCCGGAACAGTTCAGGAATTAAATTTCCGTTCGTCGAAAAACGTTTGGGGTTATTTTTCCGTAGCGGCGTCTGGTGGTTTGCACGAGTTCGCCGATTCGCAATTCGGCCACTGCTTTTCGTGGGGCGAAAATCGAGAACAGGCTAGGGAAAATTTAGTAATCGCTCTTAAAGAATTATCGATTAGAGGTGATTTTAGAACTACCGTAGAATATTTGATAACGTTATTGGAAACGAAAAGTTTCCAAGAGAATACGATAGACACGGCTTGGTTAGATATATTAATATCGGAAAGAATGCAATCCGAAAAACCTGATATAATGTTGGGTGTAATGTGTGGGTCGATCCATATCGCCGATATCACTATCACAAATTGTTTCCAAGAATTTCAAACGTCTTTGGAGAGGGGTCAGATCCAGGCCTCTAATACCCTTACCAACGTCGTAGAAGTTGAACTGATCAACGACGG TAACAAATATAAAGTACAAGCAACAAAGAGTGGACCTAATACCTACTTCTTACAAATGAATGGTACTTTTAAAGAAATTGAGATACATAGATTAAATGATGGAG gaatattATTATCTGTCGATGGAGCCTCTTTTACTACCTACATGAAAGAAGAAGTTGATAGATATCGAATAGTTATCGGTAACCAAACTTgcgttttcgaaaaagaaaacgATCCCACAATTTTGAGATCACCATCTGCTGGTAAACTCATCGGATATGTTATAGAAGACGGTGGGCACGTTAATAAAGGACAAGCTTATGCCGAAATTGAG GTAATGAAAATGGTGATGACGTTGACGGCAGCTGAATCTGGTTTAGTGACGTACGTTAAACGACCGGGAGCCGTTTTAGATGCAGGATCTATTATAGCGTCCCTGGACCTGGACGATCCTAGTTTAGTAACGAAAGCGGTATTGTACAAAGGACCTTTTCCGGAATTGGACGTTTCGCAACCGGTAGTACCCGAAAAGATGAACCGCGTTCATAATAGTTACAGGGCAGCTTTAGAAAATACATTAGGAG GTTATTGTTTACCCGATCCTTATAACGCTCCACGATTGAGggaagttattgaaaaattcatgtCTTCACTGAGAGATCCGAGTCTTCCTTTATTGGAGTTGCAAGAAGTGATGGCTTCTATTTCGGGACGCATACCCACAGcagttgaaaagaaaattagGAGATTGATGGCTTTGTACGAAAGAAATATTACCTCTGTTTTAGCGCAGTTTCCTAGTCAACAG ATTGCTAGCGTTATTGATACTCACGCCGCGAGCATGACGAAAAGAACCGAAAGAGATGCGTTCTTTTTAGCTACCGAAGGAATAATACAACTGGTTcaaag atatcGCAATGGAATTCGTGGTCGTATGAAACACGCCGTTCAAGAACTCTTAAAGCAATACTACGAAGTCGAAAGCCAATTTCAACACAGTTCCTATGATAAATGCGTATCTCTTTTACGTGACAAACATAAAGACGAGATGGCAGCTGTCACAGAAACGATATTTTCGCACAGTCAAGTAGCTAAAAAAAATCTTCTAGTAACAATGCTTATCGATCATTTGTGGAGTAACGAACCGGGTTTAACTGACGAATTGGCCAGTTGTCTAACTGAATTAACATCTTTAAACAGAAGCGAACATTCCAGAGTGGCTTTGAGAGCGAGACAAGTTTTAATTGCCGCTCACCAACCCGCTTATGAATTGAGGCACAATCAGATGGAAAGTATATTCTTGTCTGCCGTCGATATGTACGGACAG GAATTCCATCCAGAAAACCTTCAAAAATTGATAGTATCAGAAACTTCAATCTTCGATATTCTCCATGATTTCTTTTATCACACTAACCGGGCAGTGTGTAACGCAGCTTTAGAAGTATACGTCAGGAGAGCTTATACTAGTTACGATATCAATTGTTTACAACATTTAGAACTGAGCGGAGAAGTGCCACTTGTACATTTCACGTTTACTCTACCACCTTCGCACCCTAATAGATTGGTCAAATTAAGTTCGGCTATGGAAACTACAAAAGAGACTTTGGAATCAGAAAACGAATTGAAAATTGTGGATAATTTCCACAGGACCGGTTGTATGGCagcttttgaaaatttccaacaATTCGAACAAAGCGCAGACGAAATTTTCGATCTCATAGAAGATTTTGCTAGTCCTGCGACCATTTCGGCGAAAGATTTAAATGCCGTGGAAAGCGGTTCAGAATCGAGAGGAAACAGCACTTCGATAAATGTCAGTTTATCTTTGGAAGCCCGAAG aCCGAGTATTGATCAAAAAATCATTGAAGAACCAGTTCACATTTTGATGATTTGTATCAAAGATGAAGGGGACAAAGACGATTCATCTATGAGTAAAATGTTTGCAGCTTGGTGTGCAAGACATAAGGACGAACTTCTATCGCGCCATATTAGAAGAATTACATTTTCACCACTCAAACACAAACAGTCTCCAAAATTCTTTTCATACAG AGCCAGAGAAGGATTTGTAGAAGACAGGATATACAGACATTTAGAACCAGCTTCAGCTTACCAATTAGAAATGAATAGAATGAGATCGTATCAATTGGAAGCTTTGCCTACATCTAACCAAAAAATGCACCTGTATCTTGGAAAAGCCAAG gGAGCTGGAGGAAAAGAAGTTATGGATTATCGATTTTTCATAAGATCCATCATCAGACATTCGGATCTAATAACCAAAGAAGCTTCTTTCGAATATCTTCAGAACGAAGGGGAACGTGTTATGTTAGAAGCGATGGACGAATTAGAAATCGCCTTTTCTCATCCCCATTCTAAAAGAACTGATTGCAATCATATTTTCCTCACGTTTATACCTACAGTTATTATGGATCCGGCGaag ATCGAAGAAGCAGTTACGAACCTCGTGATGCGATACGGCCCTCGTCTTTGGAAACTTAGAGTTCTCCAAgcagaaataaatttgacaattaGACCTCTCCCAAACGCCGCTACTTCTAAAATTCGTCTTCATATAGCTAACGACAGCGGATATTTTTTGGATATTAGTATGTATACGGAAGCAACTGATCCAGAAACGGGTATAATTAAATTCCAAGCGTACGGAAACAAACAGGGACCCTTACATGGTTTACCGATATCCACACCTTATATACCAAAGGATTATTTACAACAGAAGAGATTCCAGGCGCAATCTATAGGCACAACTTACGTTTATGATTATCCAGATATGTTtagacaaatgacagatttgcattggaaaaaatatacacGAGAGAGGCTGAATG aaaatataaaaattcccGATAAACTGATGGATTGTGTGGAATTGATATTTGATCCGGAAACTGAATCGAGATTATTGGAACAGAAAAGGGTACCTGGTGAAAATAACGTCGGTATGGTTGCTTGGAGAATTACACTTTATACTCCGGAATATCCTTCTGGTAGAAAAATCATCGTTATTGCCAACGATGTTACTTACTTAATTGGATCTTTTGGACCAAGAGAAGATAAG GTATACGCATTTGCCAGTCAAATAGCTAGAAAATGCAAAATTCCCATGATATATCTCGCAGCTAATTCTGGAGCTAGAATAGGACTGGCAGAAGAAGTGAAAGCAGTATTTAGG GTTGCGTGGGAAGATAATAAAGAACCTGACAGAGGTTTTAGATATTTGTATCTAACCCCAGAAGATTATGCCAAAGTTAGTACCACCAATTCGGTTAGAGCTGTTCTCATAGAAGATGAAGGCGAATCTCGTTATAAAATAACAGATGTTATAG GTAAAGAAGACGGAATCGgcgttgaaaatttaaaatacgcCGGTTTAATAGCTGGAGAAACGTCGTGTGCTTACGAAGAAATCGTTACGATTTCGATGGTTTCTTGTAGATCAATTGGTATCGGTTCCTATTTAGTACGCTTAGGTCAAAGAGtcattcaaatagaaaattctCATATTATCCTTACAGGATACGCAGCTCTAAATAAA CTCCTCGGAAGGGAAGTGTATGCATCAAATAATCAACTTGGTGGCATTCAAATTATGCATAATAATGGTGTGAGCTACAAAACCGAACAAACCGATTCTGAGGGTATTTACACCATATTACAATGGCTCTCTTATATACCGAAAGATAAAATTTCACCGATTCCAATAATTAATTCCGTGGATCCGATTGATAGAGAAGTTACGTTTACCCCGACGAAAACGCCTTACGATCCGAGATGGATGATCGAAGGTAGACAATCGCCGA ATGATCCGACAATATGGGAAAGCGGATTTTTCGATAAAGGTTCTTGGTCGGAAGTAATGAAACCGTGGGCGCAAACCGTCGTAACCGGTCGAGCGAGATTGGGAGGTATACCGGTAGGAGTAATCGCAGTTGAAACTCGAACGGTGGAATTGACATTACCAGCCGATCCTGCCAATTTTGATTCAGAAGCAAAG ACGGTTTCTCAAGCTGGACAAGTTTGGTTCCCTGATTCAGCTTACAAAACAGCACAGGCTGTCAAAGACTTTGCAAAAGAAGATATCCCCTTAATAATATTCGCCAATTGGAGAGGATTTAGTGGTGGAATGAAag aCATGTACGAACAAGTTGTCAAATTCGGAGCTTATATAGTAGACGAGTTAAGACATTATAAACAACCAGTTATCATTTATCTTCCGCCTAATGCGGAACTTCGAGGAGGAGCTTGGGTAGTCGTAGATTCAACAATTAATCCTCGATATATGGAAATGTACGCTGATAACGACAGCAg AGGTGGTGTGCTAGAACCTGAAGGGACAGTAGAAATAAAATTCCGCAAAAAAGATCTATTAAAAGCGATCCATCGTATTGATCCCATAGTAAAAGAACTGGACGAGCAATTGGCGCAAATATCGAGAGATATGCCGCGCGATCGCTCAGGTAGCATATCACAATCGTCGTTACCTAGAGAACGCTCGGCAAGTATCACCGCATCAATAGAAAAACCTAAACTACCAGAAATCGCCGATATCGAAAAGAAAATACAACAAAGAGAAAACTTTTTGTTACCAATGTACCATCAAGTATCTGTACATTTTGCTGATTTACACGATACGCCGGTAAAAATGTTAGAAAAGGGAGCTATAAAT GATATAGTGCCGTGGCGAAAATCAAGGACGATATTATACTGGCGGTTAAGGAGACGTCTCTTAGAAGAAAGAGTTATCAAAGCTCTAAGGGAAGTACAACCGGAATTAGCGATAGGACAGGGAGAAGCTATGTTAAGAAGATGGTTTGTTGAAGACAAAGGCGCTTCACag gGATACAAATGGGATAAAAACGAAGTTGTGGTTCAATGGATCGAAGAACAATTGGCAAAGAACGCCGACGAATCTATTATAAATCACAATATACATGCTGTAAAAAAAGATgcagttataaataaaataaaatcgacattAGAT gaTTGTCCTGATGTTGCTTTGGATGCTGTAGTAgcaattatcgaaaaattgagCGACAATCAAAAGGCAGAAGTGATTCGAACATTATCTCTATTAGGCTCATTAGAAAATATCGATTAA